The proteins below are encoded in one region of Shewanella algae:
- a CDS encoding imm11 family protein: MMEVAYITEDFNEGDSFFEYDDKRSFFYNKDNDFNPTSISEPIVWKDNDLDHIDALDLIKLGCFNVTKEIAHVIMSFDPYGIAFYPAKLACAGQDTSSGRYLIAVNNIVDVVDKNKSKNISKAMTQHYLSEDKIKSLPPCRQHVFKPKGMSKIFFSKEIFDALHNIYEEGKIKTSLIAYTFDTSEECPNI; the protein is encoded by the coding sequence ATGATGGAAGTTGCATATATTACCGAAGATTTTAATGAAGGAGACTCTTTCTTTGAGTACGATGATAAAAGATCTTTCTTTTATAACAAGGATAATGACTTTAACCCTACGTCTATTTCAGAGCCTATAGTTTGGAAAGATAACGACCTGGATCATATTGATGCTTTAGACTTAATAAAGCTAGGTTGCTTTAATGTTACCAAGGAAATTGCTCATGTTATAATGAGCTTTGACCCGTATGGCATAGCTTTTTACCCCGCCAAACTCGCTTGTGCCGGCCAGGATACATCTAGCGGGCGTTACTTAATAGCTGTAAACAATATTGTTGATGTAGTTGACAAAAACAAAAGCAAAAACATTTCCAAAGCAATGACTCAGCATTATCTTTCCGAAGATAAAATAAAATCGCTTCCACCATGTAGACAACACGTATTCAAGCCCAAAGGAATGAGTAAAATTTTCTTTTCAAAAGAAATATTTGATGCACTTCACAACATATATGAAGAAGGTAAAATCAAGACCAGTTTAATTGCTTACACATTTGACACATCTGAAGAGTGCCCAAATATTTAA
- a CDS encoding prolyl oligopeptidase family serine peptidase encodes MKLTPLASLLLLSAGFATAVSAQSSPSLTLKDIMQFESITDQVLDPQGKVLAYSVAPDRGDSRGVVKSLANTKVYDVAGGSKPQLSADGLYTAFTLAPSLLESEKLAPKARKKLKKDLLLLDNTTGEQRRFERVKSYAFSEDGTLLAIWYEADEESKESAEANGIDAKEAPAKAATQASASEAPAAKTPKLDAGSSFELLSLASGKSQRFEHVTAWQLAYNGSVLALAQNDSASNSHSISVLDTRSFELKSVSSQADKQFGALALSRDGRYLAYTRGDAALDANERPYALSLYDRESGKLSQILPSKGDSKGWLINRHAKLSFSADGERLFFGRVPEISKQLQIPKVEQSSDLYDTALVSAQRDLRLWHGDDPLIKPNEVKQYEKEQSRTYLAVLHLGSRNLVQLADRKVPDIELSEHKRVLLGSSDIPYRKMITWAGFYRDFYLVDINTGHKTRILTQQPSGSAPTLSPAGKYLAFYQQGGIYLYDVASGRKHNLSSKFKISFADEDHDYPSAAPGYGFGPWLEGDSGLLVYDKYDIWQFDTRSHDGFMLTSGEGRKQQLSLRIEALAQPDKAYPATVARNQAVLLQGYSHKTKTDGFYRAVIGRAQLTPLLANDNKLSVLARADKGDTLLFSQERYDSYPDLYSSALLEPAKAVKQTDFDAQRRKLLWGKSELVHWRDGDGREMDGVLIKPANYQSGKRYPVLVYFYRFMSDRLHAFPDMKINHRPNFAWYAADDYAIFLPDIRFEVGYPGISSVKALTAGVQKLIDMGIADPDAVGIQGHSWGGYQTAFAVTQTNIFKAAVSGAPVSNMTSAYSGIRHGTGLARQFQYETGQSRIGESLMRAPQKYIENSPVFYVDRIQTPMMIMFGDKDDAVPWEQGVELYLAMRRAGKDVVLLQYQDEPHHLKKYPNKLDYSVRMKDWFDHYLKGAKAPEWLEKGEAYREPKAED; translated from the coding sequence TTGAAGTTAACGCCCTTAGCATCGCTGCTGTTGCTGTCAGCCGGTTTCGCTACCGCAGTCAGTGCCCAGAGCAGCCCCTCACTGACCCTTAAGGATATAATGCAGTTTGAGTCGATTACCGATCAGGTTCTCGACCCTCAAGGCAAGGTGCTGGCCTATAGTGTTGCGCCGGATCGCGGCGACAGCCGTGGTGTGGTCAAGTCACTGGCCAATACCAAGGTTTATGATGTTGCTGGTGGCTCTAAGCCGCAGCTGTCAGCCGATGGCCTTTATACCGCCTTTACTCTGGCGCCTTCGCTGCTCGAATCGGAAAAGCTTGCTCCCAAGGCGCGCAAGAAGCTGAAAAAAGACCTGTTGCTGCTGGATAACACTACAGGTGAGCAGCGCCGCTTTGAGCGGGTCAAGTCTTATGCCTTCAGCGAAGATGGTACTTTGCTGGCTATCTGGTATGAGGCCGATGAAGAAAGCAAAGAGAGCGCAGAGGCAAACGGCATTGATGCCAAAGAGGCCCCAGCCAAAGCAGCCACTCAAGCATCCGCCTCTGAGGCTCCAGCAGCCAAAACGCCGAAACTGGATGCCGGCAGCAGTTTCGAGCTGTTGTCGCTGGCAAGCGGCAAGTCACAGCGTTTCGAGCATGTGACCGCCTGGCAACTGGCTTATAACGGCAGCGTGCTGGCACTGGCGCAAAATGACAGTGCAAGTAATAGCCACAGCATCTCTGTGCTCGATACCCGCAGCTTTGAACTCAAATCGGTCAGCAGCCAAGCCGACAAGCAGTTTGGCGCCTTGGCGCTGAGCCGTGACGGCCGCTATCTTGCCTATACCCGAGGAGATGCGGCGCTGGATGCGAATGAGCGCCCCTATGCCTTGTCTCTCTACGACAGAGAGTCGGGTAAACTGAGCCAGATTCTGCCGAGCAAGGGCGACAGCAAGGGCTGGCTCATTAATCGTCATGCCAAGCTGAGCTTTTCGGCCGACGGTGAGCGGCTGTTCTTCGGTCGGGTGCCCGAGATAAGCAAGCAGCTGCAAATTCCCAAGGTGGAGCAGAGCAGCGACCTGTACGACACCGCGCTGGTCAGTGCCCAGCGGGATTTGCGCCTGTGGCACGGGGATGATCCGCTGATTAAGCCCAATGAAGTTAAACAGTATGAAAAAGAGCAGAGCCGCACTTATCTGGCTGTGCTGCATCTTGGCTCGCGCAACCTGGTGCAATTGGCCGACCGCAAGGTGCCGGACATTGAGCTGAGCGAACACAAGCGGGTGCTGCTGGGGAGCTCGGATATTCCCTATCGCAAGATGATCACCTGGGCTGGTTTCTACCGGGATTTTTACCTGGTGGATATCAATACCGGTCACAAGACCCGGATATTGACCCAACAACCCAGCGGCAGTGCGCCAACCCTGTCACCGGCCGGTAAATACCTGGCCTTTTATCAGCAGGGCGGCATCTATCTCTATGATGTGGCCAGCGGTCGCAAACATAACCTCAGCAGCAAGTTCAAGATCAGCTTCGCCGACGAAGATCATGATTATCCATCTGCGGCGCCCGGCTATGGCTTCGGCCCCTGGCTCGAGGGTGATTCAGGCCTGCTGGTTTACGACAAATACGATATCTGGCAGTTTGATACCCGCTCCCACGATGGCTTTATGCTGACAAGTGGCGAGGGCCGCAAGCAGCAGTTAAGTCTGCGTATTGAAGCACTGGCCCAGCCAGACAAGGCTTATCCTGCCACTGTGGCGCGCAACCAGGCTGTGTTGCTTCAGGGCTATAGCCACAAGACCAAGACCGACGGTTTTTACCGTGCGGTTATCGGCCGGGCTCAACTGACGCCGCTGCTTGCCAACGACAACAAGTTGTCTGTGCTGGCCAGAGCCGACAAGGGTGATACCTTGCTGTTCAGTCAGGAGCGTTACGACAGCTATCCGGATCTCTACAGCTCGGCTTTGCTTGAGCCGGCCAAGGCGGTCAAACAAACTGACTTTGATGCCCAGCGCCGCAAACTGCTTTGGGGTAAGTCAGAGTTGGTACACTGGCGCGACGGTGATGGCCGTGAAATGGACGGCGTATTAATCAAGCCTGCCAACTATCAAAGTGGCAAGCGTTATCCTGTGTTGGTGTATTTCTACCGCTTTATGAGCGATCGCCTGCACGCCTTCCCGGACATGAAAATCAATCACAGGCCCAACTTTGCCTGGTATGCCGCCGATGATTACGCCATCTTCCTGCCGGATATCCGCTTTGAAGTCGGCTATCCCGGTATCAGTTCGGTCAAGGCATTGACCGCCGGAGTGCAGAAGCTTATCGACATGGGGATTGCCGATCCGGATGCCGTGGGTATTCAGGGCCACTCCTGGGGCGGTTACCAGACAGCCTTTGCCGTGACCCAGACCAATATCTTCAAGGCCGCAGTCAGTGGTGCCCCGGTAAGCAATATGACCAGTGCCTACAGCGGCATACGTCACGGCACCGGCCTTGCCCGTCAGTTCCAGTATGAAACCGGCCAGAGCCGTATCGGTGAAAGCCTGATGCGCGCGCCGCAGAAATACATAGAAAACTCCCCCGTGTTCTATGTCGATCGTATTCAAACGCCGATGATGATCATGTTCGGTGACAAAGACGATGCCGTGCCTTGGGAGCAAGGGGTTGAACTGTACTTGGCAATGCGCCGCGCCGGAAAAGATGTGGTCTTGCTGCAGTATCAGGATGAGCCGCACCATTTGAAGAAGTATCCCAACAAGCTGGATTACAGTGTGCGGATGAAAGACTGGTTCGATCATTACCTCAAGGGTGCCAAGGCCCCCGAGTGGCTTGAAAAGGGCGAAGCCTATCGCGAGCCCAAGGCGGAAGACTGA
- a CDS encoding isocitrate dehydrogenase, translated as MSKRTITVIPGDGIGPSIIDSALKILDKAGCDFEYEFADAGLTALEKHGELLPQRTLDLIEKNRITLKGPLTTPVGEGFTSINVTLRKKFSLYANVRPVLSFKGTQARYENIDIITVRENTEGMYSGLGQKLSEDGAIAEATSIITRQGAEQIATFAYELARKEGRKKVTIVHKANIMKSTSGLFLKVAREVSQRYPDITTEEMIVDATCMKLVMNPENFDVIVTTNLFGDILSDLCAGLVGGLGMAPGANIGSNAAIFEAVHGSAPDIAGKNLANPTSVILASIQMLEYLGMSDKAAAIRAAVSAVIEEGDRTTRDLGGTHGTTDFTQAVLDRL; from the coding sequence ATGTCAAAAAGAACTATTACCGTGATCCCTGGTGACGGGATCGGCCCCAGCATTATCGACTCAGCTCTGAAAATTCTCGATAAGGCGGGGTGCGACTTTGAATATGAATTTGCCGATGCCGGTCTGACTGCTCTGGAAAAACACGGTGAGCTCCTGCCTCAGCGCACGCTGGATCTCATCGAGAAGAACCGTATCACCCTCAAAGGCCCATTGACAACGCCTGTTGGCGAAGGCTTCACCTCCATCAACGTAACCCTGCGTAAGAAGTTCAGCCTGTACGCCAACGTGCGTCCTGTGCTTTCTTTCAAGGGCACCCAAGCCAGATATGAGAACATAGACATCATCACAGTGCGTGAAAACACTGAAGGTATGTACTCAGGCCTGGGACAAAAGTTGTCTGAAGACGGCGCCATTGCCGAAGCCACCAGTATCATTACCCGTCAGGGTGCCGAGCAGATTGCTACCTTCGCCTATGAACTGGCTCGCAAGGAAGGTCGCAAGAAGGTGACCATAGTCCACAAGGCCAACATCATGAAGTCGACTTCAGGCCTGTTCCTGAAAGTGGCCCGTGAAGTCAGCCAGCGTTATCCGGATATCACTACCGAAGAGATGATTGTTGACGCCACTTGCATGAAGCTGGTAATGAACCCGGAAAACTTCGACGTGATAGTCACCACCAACCTGTTCGGTGACATTCTGTCTGATCTCTGCGCCGGTCTGGTGGGTGGTCTGGGCATGGCCCCGGGCGCCAACATCGGCAGCAACGCCGCTATCTTTGAAGCGGTTCACGGCAGTGCCCCGGATATTGCCGGCAAAAACCTGGCGAACCCAACTTCAGTGATCCTGGCATCTATCCAAATGCTGGAATACTTGGGTATGTCAGATAAAGCCGCCGCCATTCGCGCCGCCGTTTCTGCGGTTATCGAAGAAGGCGACCGCACTACCCGCGATCTCGGTGGTACCCATGGCACCACAGATTTCACCCAAGCGGTGCTGGATAGACTCTGA
- a CDS encoding GNAT family N-acetyltransferase translates to MRIFEADNSMKQAVGQFYKEQGYHSAWSNTERAFICLNDGEIIGSVKVELINNVTILRGMYIASDFQGQGLGLKFLKYIEPVLNLRTAYCMPLAHVTNFYKHIGFKEVEESQYPEFLQKRCEKYREMGYLITTMRREKFA, encoded by the coding sequence ATGAGAATATTTGAAGCCGATAACTCGATGAAACAAGCTGTAGGTCAATTCTATAAAGAGCAGGGTTATCATAGTGCTTGGTCTAATACCGAAAGAGCATTTATATGCCTTAACGATGGTGAAATTATCGGCTCCGTGAAAGTTGAACTTATTAATAACGTTACAATACTCAGAGGTATGTACATTGCCAGTGATTTTCAAGGTCAAGGTTTAGGGCTGAAATTTCTTAAGTACATCGAACCTGTTTTAAACTTACGCACAGCCTATTGTATGCCTCTTGCTCACGTAACAAATTTCTACAAGCATATTGGTTTTAAAGAAGTTGAAGAAAGTCAGTATCCCGAATTTCTACAAAAACGTTGTGAAAAGTATCGTGAAATGGGTTACTTGATAACTACAATGCGCCGTGAAAAATTTGCATAA
- a CDS encoding transposase, with protein MPRPRRTQISLEDTPYYHCCSRVVRRAFLCGDDAYSGKNYDHRRGWVESLLFELEAVFAIDVAAFAIMSNHLHLVLHIDIEIANRWTDREVLEQWHKLFKGDELTRKFTQGELIEAYEVPRLKNTIAIYRSRLCDISWFMRCLNEPIARQANQEDNCTGRFWEGRFKSQALLDEAAVLTCMAYVDLDPIRAKMADTPEQSEHTSIQLRIQAALKCEQPAKLLPFIGNECSNQPSGIAFGLKDYLELVDDTGRCIRDDKRGVISEKSTKLLTRLNIPHENWLKLTTEFGKLFRGPVGTLQELSCYCEHLEKRRRHFATSCQYFQTA; from the coding sequence ATGCCGCGCCCTCGCCGAACTCAAATCAGCCTTGAAGATACACCTTACTACCACTGTTGCAGCCGCGTGGTACGGCGAGCTTTCTTGTGTGGTGATGATGCCTACTCGGGTAAAAATTATGACCACCGCCGTGGTTGGGTGGAATCGTTATTGTTTGAACTGGAAGCTGTTTTTGCCATTGATGTGGCGGCATTCGCCATCATGAGTAATCATCTGCATCTGGTGTTGCATATCGATATAGAGATAGCAAACCGATGGACAGATAGAGAAGTGCTTGAGCAATGGCATAAGTTATTCAAAGGTGACGAGTTAACCCGCAAATTCACCCAGGGTGAGCTGATTGAAGCGTATGAAGTCCCCAGGCTGAAGAATACTATCGCGATTTATCGCAGCAGGTTATGTGACATCAGCTGGTTTATGCGTTGTCTCAATGAACCGATAGCGCGTCAAGCCAATCAAGAGGATAACTGTACAGGCCGATTCTGGGAGGGAAGATTTAAGTCGCAAGCCTTACTGGATGAAGCCGCCGTGTTAACCTGCATGGCCTACGTTGACCTCGATCCCATCAGAGCAAAGATGGCCGATACGCCTGAGCAGTCGGAACATACCAGCATTCAGCTACGTATTCAGGCAGCCTTGAAATGCGAACAACCCGCCAAGCTACTGCCCTTTATTGGCAATGAATGCAGTAATCAGCCCAGTGGTATTGCGTTTGGGCTCAAGGATTATCTTGAATTGGTGGATGATACCGGGCGTTGTATTCGCGATGATAAACGTGGCGTGATAAGTGAAAAGAGTACCAAGCTACTGACGCGGTTGAATATCCCTCATGAGAACTGGCTCAAGCTTACCACTGAATTTGGAAAACTATTTCGTGGCCCGGTGGGTACCTTGCAAGAGCTCAGCTGTTACTGCGAACACTTGGAGAAGCGACGACGACATTTTGCAACCAGCTGTCAGTACTTTCAAACGGCCTGA
- a CDS encoding IS110 family transposase has translation MSKANTLFIGLDVHKETTDVAWVSDKSAETVHYHGTIPTNLRSFDKLIKNQTAKTSKICVIYEAGPCGFWLYRHLLRRGIECWVVAPALIPKAPGDRVKTDKRDAMTLARLARSGDLHSIYVPDERDEAIRDLIRCREDAMLDLRQARQWLKSFLLRHKQNQATHCKTIT, from the coding sequence ATGTCTAAAGCTAACACACTTTTTATCGGGTTGGACGTACACAAGGAGACCACTGACGTGGCCTGGGTTTCTGATAAGTCTGCTGAGACTGTGCATTACCATGGCACAATCCCAACCAACCTGCGTTCATTCGATAAACTTATTAAAAATCAAACAGCCAAAACCAGTAAAATCTGTGTTATCTATGAGGCCGGTCCCTGCGGCTTCTGGCTCTATCGCCATCTGTTGCGCCGTGGCATTGAATGCTGGGTGGTAGCACCGGCACTCATCCCCAAAGCCCCGGGCGACCGGGTCAAAACCGATAAACGCGATGCCATGACATTGGCCAGGTTAGCGCGTAGCGGCGATTTGCACTCTATTTATGTTCCGGATGAGCGGGATGAAGCTATCCGCGACCTTATCCGCTGCCGGGAAGATGCCATGCTCGATTTGCGCCAGGCACGGCAATGGCTGAAATCCTTTCTGCTGCGTCATAAACAAAATCAAGCCACCCACTGTAAAACAATAACTTAA
- a CDS encoding valine--pyruvate transaminase — protein sequence MQFSKFGDKFNRYTGITQLMDDLNEGLRTPGAIMLGGGNPAAIPSMLDYFTELSADMLAKGELLAAMTNYDGPQGKDVFLNALAKLLNDTYGWSLTKNNISLTNGSQSSFFALFNLFAGTTAEGQKRKILLPLAPEYIGYSDAGLEDELFRTFKPEITKLDGGLFKYHIDFERLKVDADIGAICVSRPTNPTGNVLTDEEVDKLDKLARAHGIPLILDCAYGSPFPNILFEDVTPFWNDNTVLCMSLSKLGLPGLRCGIVIANEAITQALTNINGIISLAPGSMGPAMATEMIACGDMLRLGNEVVRPFYLQRAQQTVAMLQQALPDPRFRIHKPEGAIFLWLWFEGLPISAMELYRRLKARGVLVVPGEYFFFGLAEEWPHAGECIRMNYVQQPELMRRGIEIIAEEVNKAWAQLG from the coding sequence ATGCAGTTTTCCAAGTTTGGTGACAAGTTTAACCGTTATACAGGTATCACCCAGTTGATGGATGATCTCAACGAAGGGCTACGCACTCCGGGGGCGATTATGCTGGGTGGCGGTAACCCGGCGGCCATCCCCTCCATGCTGGACTATTTTACCGAGCTTAGTGCCGATATGTTGGCCAAGGGCGAGTTGCTCGCGGCCATGACCAACTATGATGGCCCGCAGGGAAAAGATGTCTTTCTCAATGCCTTGGCCAAGCTGCTGAACGATACCTACGGTTGGTCGCTAACCAAAAACAATATCAGCCTCACCAACGGCAGCCAGAGCTCCTTTTTCGCGCTGTTTAACCTGTTTGCCGGTACCACAGCCGAGGGGCAAAAACGCAAGATTTTACTGCCGCTGGCTCCGGAGTATATCGGCTACAGTGATGCTGGTCTGGAAGATGAACTATTTCGTACCTTCAAGCCGGAAATCACCAAGCTGGATGGCGGCTTGTTCAAATATCACATCGACTTTGAAAGGCTTAAAGTCGATGCCGATATCGGCGCCATTTGTGTTTCGCGGCCGACTAACCCCACAGGCAATGTGCTGACAGATGAAGAGGTTGATAAGCTGGATAAGCTGGCAAGAGCGCACGGGATCCCGCTGATCCTCGACTGCGCCTATGGCTCACCTTTCCCCAATATTCTGTTTGAAGATGTGACTCCTTTCTGGAACGACAACACTGTGTTGTGTATGAGTCTCTCCAAGCTGGGGCTGCCGGGGCTGCGCTGCGGCATAGTGATAGCGAACGAAGCCATCACCCAGGCGCTGACCAATATCAACGGTATTATCTCACTGGCTCCGGGCAGTATGGGCCCGGCGATGGCGACAGAGATGATAGCCTGTGGTGATATGCTACGGCTCGGCAATGAAGTAGTGCGGCCTTTCTATCTGCAGCGGGCGCAGCAAACCGTGGCCATGTTGCAACAGGCTCTGCCGGACCCCAGGTTCAGAATTCATAAACCCGAGGGCGCGATTTTCCTCTGGCTCTGGTTTGAGGGCCTGCCCATCAGCGCCATGGAACTCTATCGACGCCTGAAAGCCAGGGGCGTATTGGTGGTGCCCGGGGAGTATTTCTTCTTCGGACTGGCCGAAGAGTGGCCACACGCCGGTGAGTGTATTCGGATGAACTATGTGCAACAACCTGAATTGATGCGCCGCGGCATTGAAATCATCGCCGAAGAAGTTAATAAGGCTTGGGCACAGCTTGGTTGA
- the rlmM gene encoding 23S rRNA (cytidine(2498)-2'-O)-methyltransferase RlmM, translated as MNNLFLFCRAGYEKECAAEIQNRAALLNVGGFVKANNNDAYVIFQCFAEGEADTLAQELALDSLIFARQMFVCGDLLSDLPPEDRVGPITAALEDVSRGGELRVETPDTNEAKELLTFCRKFTVPLRQSLKQSGTLLAKENPKRPIIHVCFVAPGKAFAGYSYSHNSSPFFMGIPRLKFPADAPSRSTLKLDEAFNHFIPEPQREERLRSGLNAVDLGACPGGWTYQLVRRGMFVSAVDNGPMDAGLMETGQVTHFQADGFRFEPKRKNIYWLVCDMVEKPARVAELMEAWAINGWFKEAIFNLKLPMKSRYKEVSTILENMQAILKENGITEFKLACKHLYHDRDEVTVHLWLRPNSPW; from the coding sequence ATGAACAACCTGTTTCTGTTTTGTCGTGCCGGCTATGAAAAAGAGTGTGCGGCCGAGATCCAAAATCGGGCGGCACTGCTCAATGTCGGTGGTTTCGTCAAGGCCAATAACAACGATGCCTATGTGATCTTTCAATGTTTTGCCGAAGGGGAAGCCGACACCCTGGCACAGGAACTGGCGCTGGACTCATTGATCTTCGCCCGGCAGATGTTTGTCTGCGGCGATCTGCTCAGTGACCTGCCCCCCGAAGACAGGGTAGGGCCAATTACCGCCGCACTTGAAGATGTCAGCAGGGGCGGTGAGCTCAGGGTCGAAACCCCGGATACCAACGAAGCCAAAGAGCTGCTGACCTTCTGCCGCAAGTTTACTGTGCCGCTGCGTCAGTCTTTGAAACAGAGCGGTACTCTGCTGGCCAAGGAAAACCCCAAGCGACCGATAATCCATGTGTGCTTTGTGGCACCGGGCAAGGCGTTTGCCGGTTATTCCTACAGCCATAACTCGTCACCGTTTTTTATGGGGATCCCCAGGCTCAAGTTTCCCGCCGATGCGCCCAGCCGCTCGACTTTGAAACTGGATGAGGCCTTCAATCACTTTATTCCCGAGCCGCAGCGGGAAGAGCGTTTGCGCAGCGGCCTCAACGCCGTGGATCTCGGCGCCTGTCCCGGCGGCTGGACCTATCAGTTGGTGCGCCGCGGCATGTTTGTATCGGCCGTCGACAATGGCCCCATGGATGCAGGATTGATGGAAACCGGCCAGGTAACTCACTTCCAGGCCGACGGTTTCCGTTTCGAGCCCAAGCGCAAGAACATCTATTGGCTGGTGTGTGACATGGTGGAAAAACCGGCCAGGGTGGCCGAGCTGATGGAAGCCTGGGCCATCAATGGCTGGTTCAAAGAGGCTATCTTTAACCTGAAACTGCCGATGAAGAGCCGTTACAAAGAGGTGAGCACCATATTGGAAAATATGCAGGCCATTCTCAAAGAAAACGGCATCACAGAGTTTAAGCTGGCCTGTAAACACCTCTATCACGACAGGGATGAAGTGACTGTGCACCTATGGCTGCGGCCCAACTCTCCTTGGTGA
- a CDS encoding DUF423 domain-containing protein yields MRKGLLLLAAISGFFAVAMGAFGAHGLKTIAPAELIAIFNLGVEYQFYHTFGLITLAFAGHWFKSRLIDWAAGLFIAGIFMFSGSLYLYALTGTKWLGMVTPLGGSCFLVGWLLLAAAVWRHRMDETGL; encoded by the coding sequence ATGCGTAAGGGGTTATTGTTACTGGCGGCCATCAGTGGTTTCTTTGCCGTTGCTATGGGAGCTTTTGGCGCCCATGGACTCAAGACCATTGCACCTGCCGAGTTGATCGCCATATTCAACCTGGGGGTGGAATATCAGTTCTATCACACCTTTGGTTTGATAACCCTGGCCTTTGCCGGTCACTGGTTCAAGTCGCGTCTGATTGACTGGGCGGCGGGGCTGTTTATCGCCGGGATCTTTATGTTCTCCGGCTCGCTGTATCTGTATGCTCTGACCGGCACCAAGTGGCTGGGCATGGTAACCCCTCTCGGCGGCAGCTGCTTCCTGGTGGGCTGGTTATTGTTGGCGGCAGCGGTATGGCGCCACCGCATGGATGAAACCGGGCTCTAA
- a CDS encoding alpha/beta fold hydrolase: MMNLNTNWLLDKGKDSDTLVLFAHGAGADMHSDFMADYATLLSASGPSVLRFNFPYMVKRGEDGKRRPPDRAPVLLQAFEQTLAAAVAEFAPKRLFLMGKSMGGRMAAMLAANDKLAMTPSGVICLGYPFLPPKKTEPRLEPLWECASPLLILQGERDSFGKREQLASWALPEQAKVRFITDGDHSFVPRKSSGTDLKANLQDAVKESLLFIGS; encoded by the coding sequence ATGATGAATTTGAATACTAACTGGCTGCTGGATAAAGGTAAGGACAGTGACACTCTGGTGTTGTTCGCCCATGGCGCCGGTGCCGATATGCACAGCGACTTTATGGCAGATTATGCCACGCTGCTGTCCGCCAGCGGCCCGAGCGTGCTGAGGTTTAACTTTCCTTATATGGTCAAGCGCGGCGAGGATGGCAAGCGGCGCCCGCCGGACCGGGCACCTGTGCTGTTGCAGGCCTTCGAGCAGACCTTGGCGGCAGCGGTTGCCGAGTTTGCGCCCAAGCGACTATTTTTGATGGGCAAATCCATGGGCGGGCGGATGGCGGCCATGCTGGCGGCCAATGATAAACTGGCGATGACCCCCAGCGGCGTTATCTGTCTTGGTTATCCGTTTTTGCCGCCGAAGAAAACCGAGCCCAGACTTGAGCCCTTGTGGGAGTGTGCCTCGCCTCTGCTTATTTTGCAGGGCGAGCGCGACAGCTTCGGCAAGCGCGAGCAGTTGGCCTCCTGGGCGCTGCCCGAGCAGGCCAAAGTACGCTTTATTACCGACGGAGATCATAGTTTTGTGCCGCGCAAGTCGTCCGGAACGGATCTTAAGGCTAACCTGCAGGATGCCGTGAAAGAATCACTTTTATTTATCGGGAGTTAG
- a CDS encoding imm11 family protein — MELAYINENTEESDAMFSCSDNRGHLYEDMDYIPVSALSAVIWEDEDSYSEAVFDITNSGDLSVTKPIADVFMSFDPYGVAFLPNRLQCMDGLSTQQRYIIAINNELDVLDEDKSVIKNVIRNYDPKKHGYDVPLEEQKPFHSIIVSKLYLDREKLESYPMNRRHIFRVKGTNSFFFSSEVYDELYNIALQGLACGLTAFKFDVDDEAPRR; from the coding sequence ATGGAACTGGCTTACATAAACGAAAACACGGAAGAGAGTGATGCCATGTTTAGTTGCTCTGATAACAGAGGGCACCTGTACGAAGACATGGACTACATTCCAGTGAGCGCATTGAGTGCGGTTATTTGGGAGGATGAAGACAGTTATTCAGAAGCTGTTTTCGATATCACAAATTCAGGGGATTTAAGCGTTACCAAACCTATAGCAGACGTTTTTATGAGCTTTGACCCATATGGCGTCGCTTTTTTGCCCAATAGATTACAGTGCATGGATGGTCTGTCGACTCAGCAGCGATATATTATCGCGATAAATAACGAGTTGGATGTATTGGATGAAGACAAGTCAGTTATAAAAAACGTTATCAGGAATTATGATCCCAAAAAGCACGGCTACGATGTGCCATTGGAAGAGCAGAAGCCTTTTCATTCAATCATAGTTAGTAAATTGTATCTTGACCGAGAAAAACTCGAGTCTTATCCCATGAACCGCAGACACATTTTCAGGGTTAAAGGTACCAATAGCTTTTTCTTTTCTTCAGAAGTATATGATGAACTCTATAATATCGCTCTACAGGGGTTAGCTTGCGGACTGACCGCTTTTAAGTTTGATGTCGATGATGAAGCGCCAAGGAGATAA